Proteins encoded by one window of Cylindrospermum stagnale PCC 7417:
- a CDS encoding prohibitin family protein, with product MKTQQFANLPTTIIGIVLAILVAIGLNSFIIINPGQAGVISILGKATDGALLEGIHLKPPFISVIDVYDLTVQKFEVPAESSTKDLQNLSARFAINFRLDPMQVVEVRRKQGTLENIVSKIIAPQTQEAFKIAAARRTVEEAITKRSELKEDFDSTLGDRLVKYGIIVLDTSVVDLAFSPEFARAVEEKQIAEQRAQRAVYVAREAEQEAQADINRAKGRAEAQRLLAETLKAQGGQLVLQKEAIEAWKSGGAHMPNVLVMGENSQGSVPFIFNLGKLQNQP from the coding sequence TTGAAAACTCAGCAATTTGCAAATTTGCCAACTACGATTATCGGAATTGTTTTGGCAATACTGGTGGCTATCGGACTCAATTCCTTTATAATTATCAACCCAGGACAAGCAGGAGTGATTAGCATCTTGGGTAAAGCTACAGATGGCGCTTTACTAGAAGGTATTCACCTAAAACCACCATTTATCTCTGTGATAGATGTGTATGATTTAACAGTGCAAAAATTTGAAGTACCAGCGGAGAGTTCAACTAAGGATCTGCAAAATTTATCTGCGAGATTTGCCATCAACTTTCGCCTCGATCCGATGCAGGTAGTTGAGGTGAGGAGGAAACAAGGTACCTTAGAAAATATTGTGTCGAAAATCATCGCTCCCCAGACACAGGAAGCCTTCAAAATTGCCGCCGCTAGAAGAACTGTAGAAGAAGCAATTACCAAACGCAGCGAATTAAAAGAAGACTTTGATAGCACTTTAGGCGATCGCTTAGTTAAATATGGGATAATCGTTTTGGATACGAGCGTAGTTGACTTGGCTTTTTCACCAGAATTTGCCAGAGCAGTTGAAGAAAAACAAATCGCGGAACAACGGGCGCAAAGAGCCGTCTATGTAGCGCGGGAAGCCGAACAAGAAGCACAAGCAGACATCAACCGCGCTAAGGGTAGGGCAGAAGCTCAAAGACTCTTGGCAGAAACCCTCAAAGCCCAAGGAGGGCAGTTAGTTCTGCAAAAAGAAGCAATTGAAGCTTGGAAGAGTGGCGGCGCTCACATGCCCAATGTCCTCGTTATGGGTGAAAATTCCCAAGGTAGCGTCCCCTTCATATTCAACCTAGGGAAGCTGCAAAATCAACCTTGA
- a CDS encoding DUF1824 family protein yields the protein MPTPNHHSLTAEEAKKLLNKFNCLDIAPVLKPSEKGSISRALILITSLSDYQILGICADTAEEGILAMQTYSQALGYEAPNNLPKPEGPVYIKLNGKNGLCYLDSYPGHHRGVLVSCQSYQEGGINEMYGHLPLDLFV from the coding sequence ATGCCTACTCCCAATCATCACAGCCTCACAGCCGAGGAAGCTAAAAAACTGCTGAACAAATTTAACTGTCTAGACATTGCACCTGTCCTCAAGCCATCAGAGAAAGGTTCAATCAGCCGGGCATTAATTTTAATTACCAGCCTTTCTGACTACCAAATATTAGGAATTTGTGCTGATACCGCCGAAGAAGGAATTTTAGCAATGCAAACTTATTCTCAGGCGTTAGGTTATGAAGCACCAAATAATTTACCTAAACCTGAAGGGCCAGTTTATATCAAATTAAATGGCAAAAATGGCTTGTGCTATCTTGATTCATATCCCGGACATCATCGCGGGGTATTGGTGTCTTGCCAGTCTTACCAAGAAGGGGGAATCAATGAAATGTATGGACATTTACCCCTGGATTTATTTGTATAG
- a CDS encoding ABC-F family ATP-binding cassette domain-containing protein — protein MSIITLQSVKKDFGIKEILKDASFSLDTTDKVGLIGTNGSGKSTLLKMIAGLESIDSGQILVSSGSKIIYLPQQPDLDEDHTVLEQIFADSGEHMALVREYEELSDKLAHSSEDTQLMSRLSVVMQRMDATGAWELETNAKIILTKLGIVDFDVKIGTLSGGYRKRIALATALLSEPDVLLMDEPTNHLDALSVEWLQSYLNRFRGALLLITHDRYFLDRVTNRIIEIDRGDIYTYTGNYSYYLEKKALAEESAVSTQRKHQGVLRRELEWLKRGPKARSTKQKARIDRAHALRDTEFKQVQGKVDISTVGRRIGKKVIELNNVAKAYNGRTLINNFTYEFSPEDRIGIIGGNGAGKSTLMDIITARVKPDSGSVEIGGTIHIGYFDQHSEELLTALNENQRVIDYIKEEGEFIQITDGTKITASQMLERFLFPGNQQYAPIHKLSGGEKRRLFLLRLLISAPNVLILDEPTNDLDVQTLAVLEDYLEDFSGSVIVVSHDRYFLDRTVDTIFSFEEGGNLKQYPGNYSIYLDFKKAEEAQLQAANNNAKNIEVEKTTSLPKETEKKKRRGLSNWERKEFQQLEGKIAQLEDEKAAAEKALVNVSPGNYSQVQKLYEQVENLKQAIDVATERWLELAEVES, from the coding sequence ATGAGTATTATTACACTACAATCAGTTAAAAAAGACTTTGGCATCAAAGAAATTTTAAAAGACGCTAGCTTTAGTCTAGATACTACCGACAAAGTAGGCTTAATTGGTACTAACGGTTCTGGCAAATCAACGTTATTAAAAATGATCGCTGGGCTAGAATCGATTGATAGTGGGCAAATTTTAGTCAGTTCCGGTTCAAAAATTATTTACTTACCCCAGCAGCCAGATTTAGATGAAGACCACACAGTTTTAGAGCAAATATTTGCTGACAGTGGTGAACACATGGCTTTAGTGCGGGAGTATGAAGAACTTTCTGATAAATTGGCTCACTCTTCAGAAGATACTCAGCTAATGTCCCGACTTTCTGTAGTCATGCAGCGCATGGATGCAACTGGCGCTTGGGAACTGGAAACCAACGCTAAAATCATCCTCACAAAATTAGGAATTGTTGACTTTGACGTGAAAATCGGGACTTTATCTGGAGGTTATCGCAAACGCATTGCTTTAGCAACAGCTTTGCTATCAGAACCAGATGTTTTGCTGATGGATGAGCCAACAAACCATCTTGATGCTCTTTCTGTAGAATGGTTACAAAGTTATTTAAATCGCTTTCGCGGGGCGCTTTTGCTGATAACACACGACCGCTATTTTTTAGATCGTGTTACTAATCGGATTATCGAAATCGACCGAGGGGACATTTACACTTACACAGGTAACTATTCATATTATCTGGAAAAGAAAGCTTTAGCTGAGGAATCTGCCGTTAGTACTCAGCGCAAACATCAAGGCGTATTGCGGCGCGAGTTGGAATGGCTAAAACGCGGGCCAAAAGCTAGAAGTACCAAACAAAAAGCCAGAATTGACCGCGCTCATGCTCTGCGTGACACTGAGTTTAAACAAGTTCAAGGTAAAGTTGATATTTCTACAGTTGGTCGGCGTATTGGCAAAAAAGTTATTGAATTAAATAACGTTGCTAAAGCATACAATGGCAGAACTTTAATTAATAATTTCACCTACGAATTTAGCCCAGAAGACCGCATCGGCATTATCGGCGGTAATGGTGCAGGTAAATCGACTTTAATGGATATTATCACTGCACGGGTTAAACCAGATTCTGGTAGTGTGGAAATTGGGGGAACAATTCACATCGGTTATTTTGACCAGCATTCTGAAGAATTACTCACGGCGTTAAACGAAAATCAGCGCGTGATTGATTACATCAAAGAAGAAGGGGAATTTATTCAAATAACCGACGGTACTAAAATTACTGCTTCCCAAATGTTGGAGCGGTTTTTGTTTCCCGGAAATCAGCAATATGCCCCAATTCATAAACTTTCTGGCGGGGAAAAACGGCGGTTATTTCTGTTGCGGTTGCTCATCAGTGCGCCGAATGTCTTAATTTTAGATGAACCGACTAATGATTTAGATGTGCAAACCTTGGCGGTGCTTGAAGATTATTTAGAAGATTTTTCTGGTAGTGTCATTGTAGTTTCTCACGACCGCTACTTTTTAGACCGGACTGTAGACACAATTTTTTCTTTTGAAGAAGGCGGAAATCTCAAGCAATATCCAGGTAATTACTCTATTTATCTGGACTTTAAAAAAGCTGAGGAAGCACAGCTACAGGCTGCTAATAATAATGCCAAAAATATCGAGGTGGAAAAAACTACATCTCTACCTAAGGAAACAGAGAAGAAAAAGCGGCGCGGTTTATCTAATTGGGAAAGGAAAGAATTTCAGCAATTGGAAGGGAAAATCGCTCAGTTAGAGGATGAAAAGGCAGCAGCGGAAAAAGCTTTGGTGAATGTCTCTCCGGGAAATTATAGCCAAGTGCAAAAGCTTTATGAACAGGTGGAAAACCTCAAGCAAGCGATTGATGTGGCGACTGAGCGCTGGTTAGAATTGGCTGAGGTGGAATCTTAA
- a CDS encoding phytochelatin synthase family protein, with product MKIQKIKTLKTSLKYLILGACLAGGNVFAQTLPLAPNLIGFDSPEGEKLLIESKSKDDFFPLSMQFVTQTNQAYCGVASMVMVLNGLKVTAPEAPQYKPYKVFTQENFFSNENTTKVLSAEVVSRQGMTLNELGGLLGSYGVKVKVYRASDTSLTEFRKLAAENLKQPGNFVIVNYLRKAIGQETGGHISPLAAYNEQTDRFLILDVSRYKYPPVWVKAADLWKSMATVDSTSGKTRGFVFASKN from the coding sequence ATGAAAATTCAAAAAATCAAAACTCTTAAAACATCGCTCAAGTATCTAATTTTAGGAGCATGTTTGGCTGGAGGAAATGTTTTTGCTCAAACACTACCTCTTGCGCCTAACTTGATTGGTTTTGATTCTCCTGAAGGTGAAAAATTATTAATTGAAAGTAAATCGAAGGATGATTTTTTTCCGTTGAGTATGCAGTTTGTCACCCAAACAAATCAAGCATATTGTGGCGTTGCGAGTATGGTGATGGTGCTGAATGGCTTGAAAGTTACCGCACCGGAAGCACCCCAATATAAGCCTTATAAAGTGTTTACTCAAGAAAATTTTTTCAGTAATGAGAATACTACAAAAGTACTATCTGCTGAGGTTGTATCTCGTCAAGGCATGACTCTAAATGAGTTGGGAGGATTGTTAGGAAGTTACGGTGTTAAGGTGAAGGTTTACCGTGCTAGTGATACCAGTTTAACAGAGTTTCGTAAGTTAGCAGCAGAGAATTTAAAACAACCGGGAAATTTCGTTATAGTTAATTATTTACGTAAGGCTATTGGACAAGAAACAGGCGGGCATATTTCCCCCTTGGCGGCGTATAATGAGCAGACGGATAGATTTTTAATTTTGGATGTTTCTCGTTATAAGTATCCGCCAGTTTGGGTAAAAGCGGCGGATTTATGGAAGTCGATGGCGACTGTTGATTCAACTTCAGGGAAGACGCGGGGTTTTGTATTTGCGAGTAAGAATTAG
- a CDS encoding DUF4276 family protein: MKIAILVEGKTETAFKHILLDFLKLRLQQKMPKLNFISDDGRIAKEEKLRRKVELLLTGKDAVDAVIALTDVYTGTGTKDFQDAADAKAKMRDWVGNNPKFYPHVAQHDFEAWLLPYWSRIQKLAGHNKSAPGGSPEQVNHDKPPANRIKEIFELGKKRSYNKIRDGNAILKNQDLMVSVNQCPELKAFINTILSLCEVDLIP, from the coding sequence ATGAAGATAGCGATTTTAGTTGAGGGTAAAACGGAAACGGCTTTTAAACATATTTTATTAGATTTCCTCAAGTTGCGCTTGCAACAAAAAATGCCCAAATTAAACTTTATATCCGATGATGGTCGAATTGCCAAAGAAGAAAAACTTAGGCGCAAGGTAGAACTTTTGTTAACAGGTAAAGATGCTGTTGATGCTGTAATTGCACTAACAGACGTTTATACAGGAACAGGAACAAAAGATTTTCAAGATGCAGCAGATGCAAAAGCTAAAATGAGAGATTGGGTAGGAAATAACCCTAAATTTTATCCTCATGTAGCACAACATGATTTTGAAGCTTGGCTATTACCTTATTGGTCAAGAATACAAAAGTTAGCTGGACATAATAAGTCAGCACCAGGAGGTTCACCTGAACAAGTGAATCATGATAAGCCACCAGCAAATCGTATAAAAGAAATATTTGAGTTAGGTAAAAAGCGTAGTTACAATAAAATTCGTGATGGAAATGCTATCTTGAAAAACCAAGATTTGATGGTTTCGGTTAATCAGTGTCCTGAATTAAAAGCATTTATAAACACGATTTTATCTCTTTGCGAAGTTGATTTAATTCCATGA
- a CDS encoding AAA family ATPase gives MNSFKRIKIEGYRRLHNVEIEMRPLTVMIGANGVGKTSLLEIFSLLAASANGQLEPKISELGGLNEIITRDKANKIAIYLIDALDYLKSSSTFDYCLEVTPKGLAYKISLETLTENDYKDYNMRSPQPVTVKYIESHNLDIKYLNPESKKLLTPEWEYNHLETSLSQVPKIYKLPERFRRQLASCTFYGSLNVTPKSPVRLPQQMRPVKLPGANGEDLVSCLYYLRETDPDRFEIIVDTLAAAFPDFERLGFPPVAAGTFAMTWKDKNFSQPIYMHQLSEGTLRFLWLITLLLSPGLTAVTLIDEPEVSLHPELLQLLADVMREASEKTQLIVATHSDRLIRFLKPEEVLICDTTEDGLTTMKWGDSFDLAHWLEDYSLDQIWAMNLIGGRP, from the coding sequence ATGAACTCGTTTAAACGTATAAAAATTGAAGGATATCGTCGTCTGCATAACGTAGAAATCGAAATGCGACCTTTGACGGTGATGATAGGTGCTAATGGTGTAGGTAAAACTTCCCTGTTAGAGATATTTTCACTTTTGGCAGCTTCAGCAAATGGTCAACTGGAACCTAAAATTTCCGAATTGGGCGGACTGAATGAAATTATCACTCGCGATAAAGCTAATAAGATAGCAATTTACTTAATAGATGCGCTAGATTATCTGAAATCTTCGTCTACATTTGATTATTGCTTAGAAGTTACTCCTAAAGGCTTGGCATATAAAATTTCTTTAGAGACACTTACTGAAAATGATTATAAAGATTATAATATGCGATCCCCCCAACCTGTTACTGTGAAGTACATTGAATCTCATAATTTAGATATTAAATACTTGAATCCAGAAAGTAAAAAATTATTAACTCCAGAATGGGAATACAACCATTTAGAGACTTCTCTTTCTCAAGTTCCTAAAATTTACAAATTACCTGAAAGATTCCGTAGACAATTAGCTTCATGTACGTTTTACGGTTCATTGAATGTTACGCCTAAAAGTCCAGTGCGCTTACCACAACAAATGCGTCCAGTAAAATTACCAGGTGCTAACGGTGAAGATTTAGTTTCCTGTCTTTACTATTTACGAGAAACTGATCCAGACAGGTTTGAAATTATCGTAGATACCCTTGCTGCTGCTTTTCCAGATTTTGAGCGTTTAGGATTTCCTCCAGTAGCAGCAGGAACTTTCGCAATGACTTGGAAAGATAAAAACTTTTCTCAGCCAATTTATATGCACCAACTATCAGAGGGAACTTTACGCTTTCTCTGGTTAATAACATTGTTGCTAAGTCCGGGTTTAACTGCTGTGACTCTTATTGATGAACCAGAAGTTAGTTTACACCCAGAATTATTACAACTACTAGCTGATGTTATGCGGGAAGCCTCAGAAAAAACACAGCTAATTGTTGCCACTCATTCAGACAGATTAATCCGATTTCTAAAACCTGAAGAAGTGCTAATTTGTGACACCACTGAAGATGGGTTAACAACCATGAAATGGGGTGATTCTTTTGATTTAGCACACTGGCTAGAAGATTATAGTTTAGATCAAATTTGGGCAATGAACTTAATCGGTGGTCGTCCATGA
- the ggt gene encoding gamma-glutamyltransferase: MRIVAKTKRVVFAVFSLSVLLYSQVVSATITPSLRSKKGMVVSAHPLASDAGILMLTKGGNAVDAAVATTFAISVVEPFSAGIGGGGFLLLHSGKSGEIKALDFRERAPLKATRNMYLDAGGKVRPNASVNGYLAVATPGTVAGLAEVHRRYGKLSWSEVVKPAIALAKDGFILSPQTTWRSLSAYENRKQPILDNSAARDIFTRNGEFYQPGEKLIQRDLAKTLTSISQNPQSFYTGSIASAIASDMAKNGGLITLADLKAYKPIWRTPVCGNFRQAKICSMPPPSSGGVHLLQMLNIIGDADLKSWGWHHPDAIHLMVEAMKIAYSDRAKYLGDPDFVKVPVEQLVSPAYAKKRRQEINLQVAKPATEIKPGLDTTKNSKESSETSHLTVVDEQRNAVSLTFTINLGFGAGVVSPGTGIVLNNEMDDFAAAPGVPNAFGLVGNEANSIAPLKTPLSSMTPTIITENDRLRMVVGAPGGSTIITQVLQVILHVLEYKMDVGAAVSVPRIHHQWLPDELRVEPWGMDALTLQDLRRRGHKIQETQPWGNANAIIVTGDDTLEGAVDPRGEGSPRSY, encoded by the coding sequence ATGCGTATTGTTGCCAAAACTAAGCGGGTTGTCTTCGCTGTCTTCTCTCTTAGCGTTCTCCTTTATAGCCAAGTTGTATCAGCTACTATCACTCCATCCCTACGCAGCAAAAAGGGGATGGTGGTTTCGGCCCATCCCCTAGCAAGTGATGCGGGTATTTTGATGTTAACTAAAGGTGGTAATGCGGTAGATGCAGCAGTGGCTACAACTTTTGCGATTTCTGTTGTTGAACCTTTTTCGGCGGGTATCGGTGGCGGTGGTTTTTTGCTGCTGCATTCTGGGAAAAGTGGGGAAATTAAAGCGTTGGATTTTCGGGAACGCGCACCGCTGAAGGCTACAAGAAATATGTATCTGGATGCTGGGGGTAAGGTGCGTCCAAATGCTAGTGTAAATGGTTATTTGGCTGTAGCAACTCCGGGGACTGTGGCGGGTTTGGCTGAAGTTCATCGCCGCTATGGTAAGTTATCGTGGAGTGAGGTGGTGAAACCTGCGATCGCACTCGCTAAAGATGGTTTTATCCTCAGCCCTCAGACTACATGGCGTTCTCTGTCAGCTTACGAGAACCGTAAACAGCCAATTCTCGACAATTCAGCAGCAAGGGATATTTTCACTCGCAACGGCGAATTTTATCAACCAGGGGAAAAATTAATACAGCGGGATTTAGCTAAAACTCTCACCTCTATCTCCCAAAATCCCCAAAGTTTCTACACTGGAAGTATAGCGAGTGCGATCGCATCTGACATGGCTAAAAACGGCGGTTTAATTACCCTCGCAGACTTAAAAGCCTACAAACCCATTTGGCGTACACCCGTTTGCGGCAACTTCCGCCAAGCTAAAATTTGTTCAATGCCCCCACCATCATCAGGAGGCGTTCACCTATTGCAGATGTTGAATATCATCGGTGACGCCGATTTGAAATCTTGGGGATGGCATCACCCCGACGCTATACATTTAATGGTAGAAGCAATGAAGATTGCATATAGCGATCGCGCCAAATATTTAGGTGATCCCGATTTTGTCAAAGTCCCAGTAGAACAACTCGTCAGCCCAGCCTACGCCAAAAAACGCCGTCAAGAAATTAATCTGCAAGTAGCGAAACCTGCAACTGAAATCAAACCAGGACTCGATACAACCAAAAATTCCAAAGAATCCTCAGAAACCAGTCATCTCACAGTTGTCGATGAACAACGCAACGCCGTAAGTTTGACTTTCACGATTAACCTCGGCTTTGGTGCTGGTGTGGTTTCACCAGGAACGGGGATTGTTCTCAACAACGAGATGGATGATTTTGCAGCAGCACCGGGAGTTCCTAACGCCTTTGGTTTGGTGGGTAACGAAGCAAACAGCATCGCCCCTCTGAAAACGCCCCTATCCAGCATGACTCCGACAATTATCACCGAAAATGACCGGCTGCGGATGGTAGTGGGCGCACCAGGCGGTAGCACCATTATCACCCAAGTATTGCAAGTGATTTTGCATGTCTTGGAATACAAAATGGATGTGGGTGCAGCCGTATCAGTCCCACGCATACATCACCAGTGGCTACCAGATGAGTTACGTGTGGAACCTTGGGGAATGGATGCTCTAACTCTGCAAGACTTACGCCGGCGCGGACACAAAATTCAGGAAACTCAGCCTTGGGGCAATGCAAATGCGATCATTGTCACAGGTGATGATACCCTAGAAGGAGCGGTTGATCCTCGTGGTGAGGGTTCCCCTAGAAGCTACTGA
- a CDS encoding DUF1802 family protein produces the protein MLTTTIHALKEWAVAVNALECGQTIMLLRKGGIHEHHGRFQVAYNQILLYPTYEHQQAFMLKAEYANLVYPVTSGWHPETVRIGSWAEITDILPVADESIVSDLLPFHIWNEHFISDRLKWKPRQPLYILLLRTYTLPQAPEIPYLSQYGGCKSWIDLAQEISLKAAKPVLSDSAYTQLVEAIRGIVGDKLYASSL, from the coding sequence ATGCTAACAACCACTATCCACGCGCTGAAAGAATGGGCAGTTGCCGTAAATGCTTTGGAATGCGGACAAACGATTATGCTGCTGCGTAAAGGTGGTATCCACGAACATCATGGACGTTTCCAAGTTGCCTATAATCAGATTTTGCTTTATCCCACTTATGAACATCAGCAAGCTTTTATGCTGAAAGCTGAGTATGCGAATCTTGTCTATCCTGTAACTTCAGGCTGGCATCCAGAAACTGTTCGCATCGGCAGTTGGGCAGAGATTACTGATATTTTACCAGTGGCTGATGAGTCGATTGTCAGTGATTTACTTCCCTTCCACATTTGGAATGAGCATTTTATTAGCGATCGCTTAAAATGGAAACCACGCCAACCCCTGTATATCCTCCTGCTGCGGACTTACACCCTACCCCAAGCCCCAGAAATTCCCTATCTCTCTCAATACGGTGGTTGTAAGTCATGGATTGATTTAGCTCAGGAAATTTCTTTAAAAGCAGCAAAACCTGTTTTGTCTGATTCTGCTTACACCCAGCTAGTAGAGGCAATTCGCGGCATTGTTGGCGATAAGTTATACGCTTCATCCCTATGA
- a CDS encoding L,D-transpeptidase produces MLKRSINSVIFICAFGLLYCSGQISLADNLETVSPPSLVGKKTRSLGQRIIFTDYVKSQVDSKVVNHTLSNNSETKISIYIEDLIAQPTEIKISLKRRRLTLYRGKSRIKSYPIAVGRRGWETPIGNFQVLEMLKNPTWIHPITGKAIAGGKPQNPLGNYWIGFWTNGHNWVGFHGTPNPESVGKAVSHGCIRMYNKDIKELFHQVSPGTPVTVVR; encoded by the coding sequence ATGCTCAAGCGATCAATTAACTCTGTTATTTTCATTTGTGCATTTGGGTTGTTATATTGTAGTGGACAAATATCATTAGCTGATAATCTAGAAACCGTCTCTCCACCTTCTCTTGTAGGCAAGAAGACTAGAAGTTTAGGTCAGAGGATAATTTTTACAGATTATGTCAAAAGTCAGGTTGATTCAAAAGTTGTTAATCATACTTTATCTAATAATTCCGAAACTAAAATAAGTATTTATATTGAGGATTTAATTGCTCAACCTACTGAAATAAAAATCAGTTTGAAACGCCGCCGCTTAACTCTCTATCGAGGGAAAAGTCGAATTAAAAGTTATCCTATTGCAGTAGGCCGTCGAGGCTGGGAAACCCCAATCGGTAATTTCCAAGTTCTGGAAATGTTGAAAAATCCTACTTGGATACATCCGATTACTGGTAAAGCTATTGCAGGAGGAAAACCGCAAAATCCTCTTGGTAACTACTGGATTGGATTTTGGACAAACGGTCACAATTGGGTTGGTTTTCATGGTACCCCCAATCCTGAGTCAGTAGGCAAAGCAGTTTCACATGGTTGTATTCGGATGTACAACAAAGATATTAAGGAATTATTCCATCAGGTGAGTCCCGGAACACCAGTTACTGTAGTGCGATAG
- a CDS encoding aldo/keto reductase, translating into MFKRTLGTSTVQITPILMGTWQAGKRMWVGIEDADSIKTIRAAYEAGITTIDTAEVYGEGHSEQIVAEAVSDVRDRVEYATKVFANHLKYNQVIEACERSLKNLKTDYIDLYQIHWPSGSFNSEIVSIEETMNALNHLKQQGKIRAIGVSNFSSVQLAEAAKYGRIDSLQPPYSLFWRQVEKDAMPYCIENNISILAYSSLAQGLLTGKFAPGHKFEPEDNRSKNKLFQGENFERAQQALDKLRPIADRHNCNLAQLAIAWLIAQPQTQAITGARYPEQATANAQAAEVKLSAAEVAEIDRIGRIVTDHLDDNPLMWSWE; encoded by the coding sequence ATGTTCAAGCGAACACTGGGTACATCAACCGTGCAAATCACCCCCATTCTGATGGGGACTTGGCAAGCTGGGAAAAGGATGTGGGTGGGAATTGAGGATGCTGACTCGATTAAAACTATCCGTGCAGCTTATGAAGCTGGAATCACTACTATTGATACGGCTGAAGTTTATGGTGAGGGTCACTCTGAGCAGATTGTAGCTGAAGCTGTATCTGATGTGCGCGATCGCGTGGAGTATGCCACGAAAGTTTTTGCCAACCATCTCAAGTATAATCAAGTGATTGAAGCTTGTGAGCGCTCCTTAAAAAACCTCAAAACCGACTACATCGACCTTTACCAAATTCATTGGCCCTCTGGCAGTTTCAACAGTGAAATAGTCTCAATTGAAGAGACTATGAACGCTCTGAATCACCTCAAACAGCAAGGAAAAATTCGGGCGATTGGTGTTTCTAACTTTTCTAGCGTCCAACTAGCAGAAGCCGCCAAGTATGGACGAATTGATAGTTTACAACCACCTTATTCTTTATTTTGGCGGCAGGTAGAAAAGGATGCCATGCCTTATTGTATCGAAAACAATATTTCTATTCTCGCTTATTCTTCTTTAGCCCAGGGATTGTTAACCGGGAAATTTGCTCCTGGACATAAATTTGAACCCGAAGATAACCGGTCTAAAAATAAGCTATTTCAAGGTGAAAACTTTGAACGTGCCCAACAAGCTTTAGATAAACTGCGCCCCATAGCCGATCGCCACAATTGTAACCTGGCTCAGTTAGCGATCGCTTGGTTAATTGCCCAACCCCAAACTCAGGCTATCACTGGGGCGCGTTATCCCGAACAAGCAACAGCCAACGCCCAAGCCGCTGAAGTTAAACTATCTGCCGCCGAAGTTGCCGAAATTGATCGTATTGGACGCATTGTTACAGACCATCTCGACGATAACCCGCTGATGTGGAGTTGGGAATAA